One genomic segment of Pelagerythrobacter marensis includes these proteins:
- a CDS encoding copper chaperone PCu(A)C, translating to MTQYIHRPHGRYGATGVLSGLHPMARAIAAAFTLAVPLAACDGAPGTDTATETRPAATGISVERPWSRETAAGQDAGGGFLTIHNAGDEADRLTGGATPIAGDVQIHTVDMEGGVMRMRELAEGLDIPAGETVTLAPGGYHIMLMGLREPLARGAGVPLTLEFERAGTIAVTLDVQPIGAEGPAEGQDD from the coding sequence ATGACACAGTACATTCACCGCCCGCACGGGCGGTATGGGGCGACCGGCGTTCTTTCCGGTCTCCACCCGATGGCGCGCGCCATTGCCGCCGCGTTCACACTCGCCGTTCCGCTTGCCGCTTGCGACGGGGCGCCGGGCACCGACACCGCGACCGAAACCCGCCCTGCCGCGACGGGTATTTCCGTCGAGCGGCCCTGGTCCCGTGAAACCGCGGCCGGTCAGGATGCCGGCGGCGGCTTCCTGACCATCCACAACGCCGGGGACGAAGCCGACCGTCTGACAGGCGGAGCCACGCCGATCGCCGGCGATGTCCAGATCCACACGGTCGATATGGAAGGCGGGGTGATGCGCATGCGCGAGCTGGCCGAGGGGCTGGATATCCCCGCCGGCGAGACGGTGACGCTGGCGCCCGGCGGATATCACATCATGCTGATGGGCCTTCGCGAACCTCTGGCGCGCGGCGCAGGTGTTCCCCTGACGCTGGAGTTCGAGCGCGCCGGTACCATCGCCGTGACGCTGGATGTCCAGCCAATCGGAGCCGAAGGACCGGCGGAGGGGCAAGATGACTGA
- a CDS encoding alkaline phosphatase D family protein, with product MTMNRRNVLRLMGTSGALTLPSVAIARQEPAQVRFVHGVASGDPAQDGAVIWTRATAEEGFAGDIALRWYVAIAPDASPVASGEVWARAAADHTAKVEVASLRSGAEYHYWFEAADGTRSPTGRFRTLPAGAVDQVVLAVASCQLYPGGLFNAYADMAALPRLDAVVHLGDYIYEYGEAGYGAEIGERLGRLPDPPHEIVTLADYRRRHAQVKSDPDLQAAHARAAFICVWDDHEVTNDGWIGGAQNHQPETEGDWAGRKAVAMQAYFEWMPIRDPDPLRAHEAIFRSFEFGDLATLAMVETRLLARDEQVMPKGELPQADRVEALLAERDRAERGLLGQGQSEWLEGVLSASVRAGKPWQVIGNQVVMARVAGPDLEASLGAEAFAAMRAKMPEQFRDRIDEALAGYRAGVPFNLDSWDGYPHARERLYGLFARAGSRPMVLSGDSHAAWSNNLHDSAGRLAGIEIGCTAISSPSYGSILPGIGRALAEANEEVAFCDQDNKGYALVTLTPEQAQAEHVAVSTIFAKPFERRVTASFRASANGGPLGPTSD from the coding sequence ATGACGATGAACCGCCGCAACGTTTTGAGGTTGATGGGCACCAGCGGTGCCCTGACCCTGCCTTCCGTCGCCATCGCCCGGCAGGAACCGGCGCAGGTGCGTTTCGTGCACGGGGTTGCCAGCGGCGACCCTGCGCAGGATGGTGCGGTGATCTGGACCCGCGCAACGGCAGAGGAAGGCTTTGCCGGCGATATTGCCCTGCGCTGGTACGTCGCGATTGCACCTGATGCCTCCCCTGTCGCCAGCGGAGAGGTCTGGGCACGCGCCGCAGCCGACCACACGGCGAAAGTGGAGGTCGCTTCGCTGCGGTCCGGGGCCGAATATCACTACTGGTTCGAGGCGGCGGATGGCACACGCTCGCCCACGGGGCGTTTCCGCACCCTGCCGGCGGGCGCGGTGGACCAGGTCGTTCTCGCGGTCGCTTCGTGCCAGCTCTATCCCGGCGGCCTGTTCAACGCCTATGCCGACATGGCCGCGCTGCCGCGGCTCGACGCGGTCGTGCACCTGGGCGATTACATCTACGAATACGGCGAAGCGGGCTACGGCGCCGAGATCGGCGAGCGGCTGGGCCGCCTGCCCGATCCCCCGCACGAGATCGTGACCCTGGCCGACTATCGCCGGCGCCATGCCCAGGTGAAGTCCGACCCCGATCTCCAGGCGGCGCACGCGCGGGCGGCGTTCATCTGCGTGTGGGACGATCACGAAGTCACCAACGATGGATGGATCGGCGGCGCGCAGAACCACCAGCCGGAAACCGAAGGCGACTGGGCCGGGCGCAAGGCGGTGGCCATGCAGGCCTATTTCGAATGGATGCCGATCCGCGATCCCGACCCGCTGCGCGCGCACGAGGCGATCTTCCGCAGCTTCGAGTTCGGCGATCTCGCCACGCTGGCAATGGTCGAAACCCGGCTGCTGGCGCGTGACGAGCAGGTCATGCCGAAAGGCGAACTGCCGCAGGCCGACCGCGTCGAAGCCCTGCTGGCCGAACGCGATCGAGCGGAGCGCGGGCTGCTGGGCCAGGGGCAGAGCGAATGGCTGGAAGGTGTGCTGAGCGCCTCGGTCCGGGCCGGCAAGCCCTGGCAGGTGATCGGCAACCAGGTGGTGATGGCGCGCGTCGCCGGGCCGGATCTGGAGGCGAGCCTGGGTGCGGAAGCCTTCGCCGCCATGCGGGCGAAAATGCCCGAACAGTTTCGCGATCGTATCGACGAAGCGCTGGCCGGCTATCGCGCCGGCGTACCGTTCAACCTCGATAGTTGGGACGGCTACCCCCATGCGCGCGAACGGCTGTACGGCCTGTTCGCACGTGCCGGATCGCGCCCGATGGTTCTGTCTGGCGACAGCCATGCTGCGTGGAGCAACAATCTTCACGACAGCGCGGGCCGTCTTGCCGGGATCGAGATCGGCTGCACCGCGATTTCCAGCCCATCGTACGGGTCGATCCTTCCCGGAATCGGGCGCGCACTTGCCGAAGCGAACGAAGAAGTGGCGTTCTGCGATCAGGACAACAAGGGCTATGCCCTCGTGACATTGACGCCCGAACAGGCGCAGGCCGAACACGTCGCTGTCTCGACGATATTCGCCAAGCCGTTCGAACGTCGCGTCACCGCCAGCTTCCGCGCTTCGGCGAACGGTGGCCCGTTGGGGCCGACGTCTGACTGA
- a CDS encoding DUF2946 family protein: MTQLRALIRRHRHLAIALLVLAFCFKIVVPAGMMVSATPDRLLTVTICTGGVNETETVDILVPGSRDHGPAHPGDAAKADHCAFAGLAKAALGGADPILLAAAFAFILVLGLAPRTLAPLARIPYLRPPLRAPPAAA; the protein is encoded by the coding sequence ATGACGCAGTTGCGCGCCTTGATTCGACGGCATCGCCACCTGGCGATCGCGCTGCTCGTACTCGCGTTCTGCTTCAAGATCGTGGTGCCTGCCGGGATGATGGTCTCGGCGACGCCCGACCGGCTGCTGACCGTTACGATCTGTACCGGCGGCGTGAACGAAACCGAGACGGTCGATATCCTCGTGCCCGGTTCTCGCGATCACGGACCCGCCCATCCCGGCGATGCAGCCAAGGCCGATCACTGCGCCTTCGCCGGCCTGGCCAAGGCGGCTCTGGGCGGCGCGGACCCGATCCTTCTGGCCGCCGCGTTCGCCTTCATTCTCGTGCTCGGCCTTGCGCCGCGCACGCTCGCGCCGCTGGCGCGCATTCCCTATCTCCGCCCGCCCCTGCGCGCACCCCCGGCAGCAGCCTGA
- a CDS encoding SCO family protein, with protein MKSLRLALWFVVLVAAGFALYAVTNRPGDPPESGGYADSVGGPFTLTAADGSTVTERDLAGKPFAIFFGFTRCPDVCPTTLARLAQLRKRLGEDGDRFEIVFVSVDPESDSPEDIGNYVALFDTPIVGLTGTPDQLAQITGAYHVFYEKVPIDGGGYTIDHSASVFLMDSDGRLQSIIDHHEDADNALAKLEQLVA; from the coding sequence ATGAAGTCGCTTCGCCTCGCGCTCTGGTTCGTCGTTCTGGTTGCAGCCGGCTTCGCGCTCTATGCCGTAACCAACAGACCGGGCGATCCGCCCGAATCCGGCGGCTATGCCGACAGTGTCGGCGGGCCGTTCACGCTCACCGCCGCAGACGGTTCGACCGTTACCGAGCGGGACCTGGCCGGCAAGCCTTTCGCGATCTTCTTCGGCTTCACCCGCTGCCCCGATGTCTGCCCGACGACACTCGCCCGCCTGGCCCAGCTTCGCAAACGACTGGGCGAGGATGGCGACAGGTTCGAGATCGTGTTCGTTTCGGTCGATCCCGAATCCGACAGTCCGGAGGATATCGGGAACTATGTCGCGCTGTTCGACACGCCGATCGTGGGGCTGACGGGCACGCCCGATCAGCTGGCACAGATCACCGGCGCCTATCACGTGTTCTACGAGAAGGTGCCGATCGACGGCGGCGGATATACCATCGACCATTCGGCCTCCGTCTTCCTGATGGACAGCGACGGCAGGCTCCAGTCGATCATCGATCATCACGAGGATGCGGACAACGCGCTCGCCAAGCTTGAGCAGCTCGTCGCCTGA
- a CDS encoding TonB-dependent receptor family protein — MTISRIALAAALAAVALPAHAETAAETARDGGRTIIVTGARAADEAEERAAATPGGTDVVTHEDYADKSPVSLRDALAFSPGVYLQPRYGQEVRISIRGSGLSRGYHMRGITLLQDGVPINLADDNGDFQELDPIFFDHLEVYRGANALRFGSGTLGGAINGVTPTGRTASGIYLRADAGSFDTVRGLASAGVAAGPGDAWGAVAFDRSDGDRDHAARRSFRFHGNAGIALSDRVETRFYASANTINQDLPGALDLETVRAAPKTGNFAGDMARDIDSLRLQNRTSFRFDRGQIDAGVFVNAKALYHPIFQVVDQESLDRGVYARFNYADGPFELTMGGEARFGDTRSKRFVNIEGERGDLTFDADQDAHSASLYGEVRFRPVAPLQLIAGGIYADGHREQHLRYNSFMGGAVDVTGRADYHAFSPRFGVLFEPAAGIQVFANYSRSVEFPGFIELAQIAGFVDLDPQRAWTLEAGTRGRSGIAEWDIAAYRADLKGELLQFDVGPDIPAATFNAGETRHQGIEAALSLDLASWARLRQIYQYSDFRFIADAQYGDNRLPVVPEHLYRAELRLGTDALHLAPSVEWVPRGAWADYANSLRVASYALVGLTAGATVTEGIDLFLDARNLLGETAVGDISAAITATPESAIFYPVERRAVFGGVRARF; from the coding sequence ATGACCATTTCACGTATCGCCCTTGCGGCGGCCCTGGCGGCCGTCGCCCTTCCCGCGCATGCCGAAACGGCTGCCGAAACCGCCCGCGACGGCGGGCGCACCATTATCGTCACCGGTGCCCGCGCGGCCGACGAGGCGGAAGAACGCGCCGCCGCCACCCCCGGCGGCACCGATGTCGTCACGCACGAAGACTATGCCGACAAGTCGCCGGTGTCGCTGCGCGACGCCCTCGCCTTCTCGCCCGGCGTCTATCTCCAGCCGCGCTACGGCCAGGAAGTGCGCATTTCGATTCGCGGATCGGGCCTGTCGCGCGGCTACCACATGCGCGGGATCACGCTGTTGCAGGACGGGGTGCCGATCAACCTCGCCGACGACAACGGCGATTTCCAGGAACTCGACCCGATCTTCTTCGATCATCTGGAGGTCTATCGCGGGGCGAATGCGCTGCGCTTCGGCTCGGGCACGCTGGGCGGCGCGATCAACGGGGTGACGCCGACGGGCAGGACGGCCAGCGGCATCTACCTGCGCGCCGACGCCGGCAGCTTCGACACCGTTCGCGGCCTCGCCTCCGCCGGGGTCGCTGCCGGGCCGGGCGATGCCTGGGGCGCGGTTGCCTTCGACCGGTCGGACGGCGACCGCGACCATGCCGCGCGCCGATCGTTCCGCTTCCACGGCAATGCCGGGATCGCGCTGTCCGACAGGGTGGAGACGCGCTTCTATGCCAGCGCCAACACCATCAACCAGGACCTGCCCGGCGCGCTGGATCTGGAAACCGTGCGCGCGGCGCCGAAGACCGGCAATTTCGCCGGAGACATGGCGCGCGATATCGATTCGCTGCGCCTGCAGAACCGCACCAGCTTCCGCTTCGATCGCGGCCAGATCGACGCCGGTGTGTTCGTGAACGCCAAGGCGCTTTACCACCCGATCTTCCAGGTGGTGGACCAGGAATCGCTCGACCGCGGGGTCTATGCCCGGTTCAACTATGCCGACGGCCCGTTCGAACTGACGATGGGCGGCGAGGCGCGCTTCGGCGACACGCGTTCCAAACGCTTCGTCAATATTGAGGGCGAGCGCGGCGATCTGACGTTCGATGCCGATCAGGACGCGCACAGCGCCAGCCTCTACGGCGAAGTCCGTTTCCGCCCGGTCGCACCGCTGCAGCTGATCGCCGGCGGGATCTATGCCGACGGCCATCGCGAGCAGCACTTGCGCTACAATTCGTTCATGGGCGGCGCGGTCGATGTGACCGGGCGGGCGGACTACCACGCCTTTTCGCCCAGGTTCGGCGTGCTGTTCGAACCGGCGGCGGGTATCCAGGTCTTCGCCAACTACAGCCGCTCGGTCGAATTTCCCGGCTTCATCGAGCTGGCGCAGATCGCCGGCTTCGTCGATCTCGACCCGCAGCGCGCCTGGACGCTGGAGGCGGGGACGCGCGGGCGGAGCGGGATCGCCGAATGGGACATTGCCGCCTACCGCGCCGATCTGAAGGGCGAGCTGCTGCAGTTCGACGTCGGGCCCGACATCCCCGCCGCCACCTTCAACGCGGGCGAGACGCGGCACCAGGGGATCGAGGCGGCGCTGTCGCTCGATCTCGCGTCCTGGGCCCGGCTGCGGCAGATCTACCAGTACAGCGATTTCCGCTTCATCGCCGATGCGCAGTACGGCGACAATCGCCTGCCGGTCGTGCCCGAGCATCTCTACCGCGCGGAGCTGCGCCTGGGCACCGATGCCCTGCATCTGGCACCCAGCGTCGAATGGGTCCCGCGCGGGGCCTGGGCCGACTATGCCAACAGCCTGCGAGTGGCGAGCTATGCCCTCGTCGGCCTGACCGCCGGCGCGACCGTGACCGAGGGGATCGACCTGTTCCTCGACGCGCGCAACCTGCTGGGCGAGACGGCGGTGGGCGACATCAGCGCGGCGATTACCGCAACGCCCGAATCCGCGATCTTCTATCCGGTCGAGCGGCGCGCCGTCTTCGGCGGCGTTCGCGCGCGGTTCTAG
- a CDS encoding PepSY-associated TM helix domain-containing protein translates to MADTALYRRVWRWHFYAGLFVLPFILILSVTGAIYLFKPQIDRWEERDYRALSSAGTVSADRQLQAALAAHPGSRFDHYRLPEQPGDAAMLKLTLPSGKAAEVYVSPAGEVLGTLSPEARISPTVARVHGSLLLGDWGDRLVELVASWTIVMIVSGLYLWWPRPFRAAGTVWPRLSLRGRPLLRDIHRVTGFWIAGLVLVMLASGLPWAGVWGSAFKWARTELGLIEGPQDWKIGSGAAPAQADTHAHDHTPAAGPPAPHAAPAPTAGLPLSTFVAKAQAERLAFPALVLPPHAAQPFGPPTGNEWTARSMTQNRPLALTVTYDPQTGAETGRSGFADKHPIDRAVGYGIAWHEGQLFGLANQLLGLATALALMAVSLLGAVMWWKRRPRGRLAPPPRVEHRAGVGLWALVIALAILLPLFGLSLLAVLVLDRAMTAWRGKRTAGGA, encoded by the coding sequence ATGGCCGATACGGCACTCTATCGCAGGGTATGGCGGTGGCATTTCTATGCCGGGCTGTTCGTCCTGCCTTTCATCCTGATCCTTTCGGTCACCGGCGCGATCTACCTGTTCAAGCCGCAGATCGACCGGTGGGAGGAACGCGATTACCGCGCGCTTTCGAGCGCGGGCACCGTATCGGCCGACCGGCAGTTGCAGGCCGCGCTGGCCGCCCACCCGGGCAGCCGGTTCGACCACTATCGCCTGCCCGAACAGCCCGGCGATGCCGCGATGCTGAAGCTGACGCTGCCTTCGGGCAAGGCGGCCGAAGTCTATGTTTCGCCGGCGGGCGAGGTTCTGGGCACCCTCTCGCCCGAGGCGCGCATTTCGCCCACCGTGGCGCGGGTTCACGGTTCGCTGCTGCTGGGTGACTGGGGCGATCGCCTGGTCGAACTGGTCGCGAGCTGGACGATCGTGATGATCGTGAGCGGCCTCTACCTGTGGTGGCCGCGCCCCTTCCGCGCCGCGGGCACGGTCTGGCCGCGCCTTTCGCTGCGCGGCAGGCCGCTGCTGCGCGACATACACCGGGTCACCGGCTTCTGGATCGCGGGGCTGGTGCTGGTCATGCTCGCCAGCGGGCTGCCCTGGGCCGGCGTATGGGGCAGCGCGTTCAAGTGGGCACGGACCGAGCTGGGCCTGATCGAGGGGCCGCAGGACTGGAAGATCGGCAGCGGGGCCGCTCCCGCCCAGGCTGACACCCACGCGCACGACCACACCCCCGCCGCCGGGCCGCCGGCACCCCACGCGGCCCCCGCGCCGACCGCGGGCCTGCCGCTGTCCACCTTCGTCGCGAAGGCGCAGGCGGAGCGGCTGGCCTTCCCCGCGCTCGTCCTGCCGCCCCATGCAGCGCAGCCCTTCGGCCCGCCGACGGGCAACGAATGGACGGCGCGCTCGATGACGCAGAACCGACCCCTGGCACTGACGGTGACTTACGACCCGCAGACCGGCGCCGAAACCGGGCGCAGCGGCTTTGCCGACAAGCATCCGATCGACCGCGCGGTCGGCTATGGGATCGCCTGGCACGAAGGGCAGCTGTTCGGCCTCGCCAACCAGTTGCTCGGCCTTGCCACCGCGCTCGCGCTGATGGCGGTCAGCCTGCTCGGCGCGGTGATGTGGTGGAAGCGCCGCCCACGCGGCCGGCTCGCCCCGCCGCCGAGGGTCGAACACCGCGCGGGCGTGGGCCTGTGGGCACTGGTGATCGCCCTCGCGATCCTCCTGCCGCTGTTCGGCCTCTCGCTCCTCGCCGTGCTGGTGCTCGACCGCGCCATGACCGCCTGGCGCGGGAAGCGAACGGCTGGCGGGGCGTGA
- a CDS encoding NAD(P)H-dependent oxidoreductase: MHALIVVSHPDPQSLTSSVARTLADSIERSGHSAEIADLAAEEFDPRFGKADLTAHLRQSPPPADVLAEHRRLERADALVLVYPVYWWSMPGLMKGWIDRVFSNGWAYEEGDESRLIKKLGHLPVHLIALPGASERTYLRRGYRDAMTTQIDHGIFDYCGAPVIRHDFLFGIVEDGGPDPLDTVRAIGTGLFDHRAGLAPRLPATNVEVAPTG; this comes from the coding sequence ATGCACGCATTGATTGTCGTCTCCCACCCCGATCCCCAGTCGTTGACCTCCTCCGTCGCCCGGACCCTTGCGGACAGTATCGAACGCTCTGGCCATAGCGCCGAAATCGCCGATCTGGCGGCAGAAGAGTTCGATCCGCGTTTTGGGAAAGCGGATCTCACGGCGCATCTGCGCCAGTCGCCCCCGCCCGCCGACGTCCTGGCCGAACACCGGCGGCTCGAACGCGCAGATGCACTGGTGCTGGTCTATCCGGTCTATTGGTGGTCGATGCCCGGCCTCATGAAAGGCTGGATCGATCGGGTCTTCTCCAACGGCTGGGCTTACGAGGAAGGCGATGAGTCGCGGCTCATCAAGAAGCTGGGCCACCTGCCGGTCCACCTCATCGCACTTCCGGGCGCGTCGGAGCGAACCTATCTTCGCCGCGGCTACCGCGATGCCATGACGACCCAGATCGACCATGGCATCTTCGACTATTGTGGTGCCCCCGTCATCCGGCACGACTTTCTGTTCGGGATTGTGGAAGATGGCGGCCCCGATCCTCTCGACACTGTGCGGGCCATCGGCACCGGGCTGTTCGATCACCGCGCCGGATTGGCGCCCCGCCTGCCCGCCACGAATGTCGAAGTCGCACCAACCGGATGA
- a CDS encoding TonB-dependent receptor has protein sequence MNVRYASARAILLSTALMAFPALAQEAEGEDGGEAVAQSGNQIVVTAQKFEQRAQDVPITISALRGERMKELGVSDLDELSNYIPGLNVQEQSANNPGIVIRGVTSDSGSAQQGPRVTLYYNGVDISRSRGSYQSIYDLDRVEVIKGPQATLFGTASAVGAISIVPARPEPGLSAEMTGVYGNYDYTMLTGYLNAGSDQVAGRIAFEWKRRDGYVENLNPSQEEELYALDNLGLRGSLRVTPSADLTIDLVGTFDRQRNGGTPFISGNFPTEAGPANPFGPANLGGSPFSKEVLGKDQLGLDREIYDVNLTAEYEFADGWTFTTVNGYREFDSLETFDADGSAAWFLEFAEIAEGWQFSHEGRFAYSGLDLRGSFGWNVFTEDGRQNVPFSSEEGIFLQCAAGVVPDIPCVAPDGSVPAEQVTGLLTGGQVSQLPYQSMFENQGQNDSYSVFADATWIATQALELTAGVRLLWEDRQSGYFAEVAPSVLTGGLSLIPGQTDTGGKTFTAQDSFFDVLPRVNALYRATPDLNFYATVSKGRRSAVVQLGATRDENGTAVPNYQLVPEEVVWNYELGAKLSSGPVSASLGAYYLDYSGFQVSVQQDDGTTRTESAGSASNLGIEAELAVQAAPWLNLFANGAYIDAKVDEDSALAEAYSGARFRLQPKWQAAAGFTIDAPIGEGMRFFATPSVTHRSQIYFELPNNPVTSQGAVTLLNARAGIAFAQDRFEIAGFVRNATNEDYLLDAGNTGGAFGYPTFIPAEPRFYGVELTARLF, from the coding sequence ATGAACGTTCGGTATGCAAGCGCGCGCGCGATTCTTCTTTCCACGGCATTGATGGCCTTCCCGGCCCTGGCGCAGGAGGCGGAAGGAGAAGACGGCGGCGAAGCAGTCGCGCAGTCGGGCAACCAGATCGTCGTCACGGCGCAGAAATTCGAACAGCGCGCGCAGGATGTGCCGATTACCATTTCGGCGCTGCGGGGCGAGCGGATGAAGGAACTGGGCGTCAGCGATCTTGACGAACTGTCCAACTATATCCCCGGCCTCAACGTGCAGGAACAGAGCGCCAATAATCCGGGTATCGTGATCCGCGGGGTCACGTCCGATTCCGGCTCCGCCCAACAGGGGCCGCGCGTCACGCTTTATTACAATGGCGTCGACATCTCGCGTTCGCGCGGCAGCTATCAGTCGATCTACGATCTCGACCGGGTCGAGGTGATCAAGGGCCCGCAGGCCACGCTGTTCGGCACCGCATCGGCCGTGGGCGCGATCAGCATCGTGCCCGCGCGGCCCGAACCGGGCCTGTCGGCGGAAATGACCGGTGTCTACGGCAATTACGACTATACTATGCTCACCGGCTACCTGAACGCGGGCAGCGACCAGGTGGCGGGCCGCATCGCTTTCGAATGGAAGCGGCGCGATGGCTATGTCGAGAACCTGAACCCCTCGCAGGAGGAGGAGCTCTACGCGCTCGACAACCTCGGCCTGCGCGGCTCGCTGCGGGTGACCCCCAGTGCCGATCTCACGATCGACCTGGTCGGCACTTTCGATCGCCAGCGCAACGGCGGCACGCCGTTCATTTCGGGCAACTTCCCGACCGAGGCCGGCCCGGCCAATCCGTTCGGCCCGGCGAACCTGGGCGGATCGCCGTTTTCCAAGGAAGTCCTGGGCAAGGACCAGCTCGGCCTCGACCGTGAGATCTACGACGTGAACCTCACGGCCGAATACGAGTTTGCCGATGGCTGGACTTTCACCACGGTCAACGGATATCGCGAGTTCGACAGCCTCGAGACGTTCGACGCGGATGGTTCGGCGGCCTGGTTCCTCGAATTCGCCGAAATCGCCGAAGGCTGGCAGTTCAGCCATGAAGGGCGCTTCGCCTATTCCGGCCTGGACCTGCGCGGATCGTTCGGCTGGAACGTCTTTACCGAAGATGGCCGGCAGAACGTCCCGTTCTCTTCGGAAGAAGGGATCTTCCTGCAATGCGCGGCCGGGGTCGTACCCGATATCCCCTGCGTCGCGCCGGATGGCAGTGTCCCTGCGGAACAGGTGACCGGCCTGCTCACCGGGGGGCAGGTGAGCCAGCTTCCCTACCAGTCGATGTTCGAGAACCAGGGCCAGAACGACAGCTATTCCGTCTTCGCCGATGCGACCTGGATCGCGACCCAGGCGCTGGAGCTGACCGCCGGCGTCCGCCTGCTGTGGGAAGATCGCCAGTCGGGCTATTTCGCCGAAGTCGCGCCTTCGGTGCTGACCGGCGGCCTCTCCCTGATACCGGGGCAAACCGATACCGGCGGAAAGACTTTCACCGCGCAGGACAGCTTCTTCGACGTTCTGCCGCGCGTCAACGCGCTTTACCGCGCGACGCCGGATCTGAACTTCTATGCCACCGTGTCGAAGGGCCGCCGCTCCGCCGTCGTGCAATTGGGCGCGACGCGTGACGAGAACGGAACGGCGGTGCCCAACTACCAGCTCGTGCCGGAGGAAGTCGTCTGGAACTACGAATTGGGCGCGAAGCTGAGCAGCGGCCCGGTTTCGGCCTCGCTGGGTGCCTATTACCTTGACTATTCGGGCTTTCAGGTCAGCGTGCAGCAGGATGACGGCACGACCCGCACCGAAAGCGCCGGATCGGCTTCCAACCTCGGGATCGAGGCGGAGCTGGCCGTCCAGGCGGCGCCGTGGCTGAACCTGTTTGCCAACGGCGCCTATATCGACGCCAAGGTGGACGAGGACTCGGCGCTGGCGGAAGCCTATTCAGGCGCGCGGTTCCGCCTGCAGCCCAAATGGCAGGCCGCGGCCGGCTTTACGATCGACGCGCCGATCGGCGAGGGGATGCGGTTCTTCGCAACGCCCAGCGTGACCCACCGCAGCCAGATCTATTTCGAGCTGCCGAACAACCCGGTCACTTCGCAAGGGGCGGTCACTCTGCTGAACGCCCGCGCAGGGATCGCCTTCGCGCAGGACCGGTTCGAGATCGCGGGCTTCGTCCGCAACGCCACGAACGAGGATTACCTGCTGGATGCCGGCAATACCGGCGGTGCCTTCGGCTATCCGACGTTCATTCCGGCGGAACCGCGCTTCTATGGCGTGGAACTGACGGCACGACTGTTCTGA
- a CDS encoding TetR/AcrR family transcriptional regulator, which translates to MSTPDMPSPSRRLSRDERRRQLLAVAREIVRDEGSEALTLGHLAQRAGVSKPIPYDHFGSRTGLLAALYRAYDDRQNARMAEAMAAAPPELESQAAVIAGSYVECVVTQASEIPGVSAALSGSAELEAIRLNYESGFMERVRMALARFSPTGEIGLPALRSILGAAEALSFAAVRNEISQTEAASELSAAIADAVRRMPGGSNA; encoded by the coding sequence ATGTCAACACCGGATATGCCATCGCCCAGTCGCCGGCTTTCGCGCGACGAACGTCGCCGGCAGCTATTGGCTGTCGCCCGCGAAATTGTGCGCGACGAAGGGAGCGAGGCGTTGACCCTGGGGCACCTGGCCCAGAGGGCGGGCGTTTCCAAACCGATCCCTTACGATCACTTCGGGTCGCGGACTGGCCTTCTGGCCGCGCTCTACCGCGCCTACGACGACCGGCAGAATGCGCGAATGGCGGAGGCGATGGCAGCGGCGCCGCCCGAACTGGAGAGTCAGGCCGCCGTCATCGCCGGTTCGTATGTCGAATGTGTCGTCACGCAAGCCAGCGAGATTCCCGGCGTTTCGGCCGCCCTGTCGGGGTCGGCCGAACTGGAAGCCATTCGTCTGAACTACGAAAGCGGGTTTATGGAGCGGGTGCGGATGGCGCTGGCCCGCTTCAGCCCGACCGGAGAGATCGGCCTGCCTGCGCTGCGTTCGATACTCGGGGCAGCGGAGGCACTGTCGTTCGCAGCCGTTCGAAACGAGATCTCGCAAACGGAGGCCGCGTCGGAACTGTCCGCAGCAATAGCCGATGCCGTGCGACGGATGCCGGGCGGCAGCAACGCCTGA